Proteins co-encoded in one Nothobranchius furzeri strain GRZ-AD chromosome 4, NfurGRZ-RIMD1, whole genome shotgun sequence genomic window:
- the LOC107388320 gene encoding M protein, serotype 6: protein MPNRSRSHTDLQTAGKPSGDDSLHTSFSMSSSGLNRGGRFGYGITEEVKVLPRTPRRPMRAVRPISAISSGGSFLQLNHLQGELVRKRKECEDLKKENKYLSNEIHMERIVMRSENELTMRNLRNLNQELQMQVKELKQTLHQSQQRATLCSRVAAEAEETRGEAEKSRALAEARALGCQRDKETAEADRRQLSEELQLLKKEHTDLQLSLAQAEKNYFETKLKLDRVSGEKQALLQENKSLEGDRDDLRLRLRQVTQENAQIKESEMNLKRRATAAEEESKRANQAQQEAEDQRRLSEKEKQEKMSECLSWREKHHELANVFRIQEDLKAQRRNKACQVNIKSYFLCMTESDQRVKILKNPDGSPKNFTEGDPVYISTPESGPKEADRSSSRTMLRISAPQVGRDVGPSHFDELPAFGGERPDSAHQRRSRKVVDYFWIPTDQE from the exons ATGCCAAACAGGTCCCGGTCCCACACGGACCTGCAGACAGCCGGGAAGCCCTCAGGAGACGACAGCTTGCACACGTCATTCTCCATGAGCAGCAGTGGCTTAAACCGAGGTGGGCGCTTTGGGTATGGGATCACAGAAGAGGTCAAAGTTCTCCCCAGGACCCCCAGGCGGCCCATGCGGGCGGTCCGGCCCATCAGCGCCATCAGCTCTGGTGGCTCATTCCTCCAGCTGAATCACCTCCAAGGAGAGCTGGTCCGAAAAAGGAAG GAATGTGAAGACCTGAAGAAGGAAAACAAGTACTTATCAAATGAGATCCACATGGAGCGGATCGTGATGCGTTCGGAGAACGAGCTGACCATGAGGAACCTCAGGAACCTGAACCAGGAGCTGCAGATGCAAGTCAAGGAG CTAAAGCAGACGCTGCATCAGAGCCAGCAGAGGGCGACGTTATGTTCTCGAGTTGCAGCCGAGGCGGAGGAGACCAGAGGGGAGGCTGAGAAGAGCAGGGCCTTGGCTGAGGCTCGGGCCCTTGGCTGTCAGAGGGACAAGGAGACAGCTGAGGCTGacaggagacagctgagtgaggagctgcagctgctcAAAAAGGAG CACACCGATCTGCAGCTTTCACTGGCACAAGCAGAGAAGAACTACTTTGAAACAAAGCTGAAGCTGGACCGAGTCTCTGGTGAGAAGCAAGCCCTGCTGCAGGAGAACAAAAGTCTGGAGGGAGACCGAGATGATCTGAGACTCAGGCTCAGACAAGTCACCCAAGAAAATGCTCAGATTAAGGAGAG TGAGATGAATCTGAAGCGCAGAGCAACAGCAGCAGAGGAGGAAAGCAAAAGAGCAAACCAGGCTCAGCAGGAGGCCGAGGACCAGAGACGTCTGTCAGAGAAGGAGAAGCAAGAAAAGATGTCCGAGTGCCTCAGCTGGAGAGAGAAGCACCACGAGTTAGCAAACGTCTTCCGGATTCAGGAGGACCTGAAAGCTCAGAGGCGCAACAAAGCA TGTCAAGTGAACATCAAGAGCTACTTCTTATGTATGACAGAAAGCGACCAGCGTGTTAAAATCCTTAAAAACCCAGATGGTAGTCCAAAGAATTTTACG GAGGGAGATCCGGTTTACATCAGCACTCCTGAGTCTGGTCCTAAGGAAGCCGACAGGAGTTCATCCAG GACCATGTTGAGGATTTCTGCCCCACAAGTAGGGAGGGATGTGGGTCCGAGTCACTTTGACGAGCTGCCTGCTTTTGGAGGAGAGCGGCCTGACTCCGCTCATCAACGGAGAAGCAGAAAGGTGGTGGATTACTTCTGGATCCCAACAGACCAGGAGTGA